GAGACAGAAATGCAATTTGATTGCCATTCTTTCATTGTTTACCAGTCCAGTCAAGAAAACAGTACATTACACTGTATGTATACGGTACAttcagagggagaaggagagagagacggacaacagaaacacaacaacacaaccaaaAGACTGCTCGACATAAATCTGACTTGGATTGTCAGTCTCTCATTGTTTAGCGGTCTTGATGAGTAGTTTAATTACAGCGCATGTCATTATGTACCATGGAACACAACTTTTTTCAGATTGGACAAGCAGTCACAACACTTCATCAGATGAATACAGTACAGGTTTACATTGCAGAAAGAACTATGGTGGCTCTCAGTAGAGCTGGAACAGCCCTGTGGAGTAGAGACAATGACATGTACTGTAGTTAGacgttagagagagggagagaggaagcctGGGAGATGACTCATACTgtagggaggaatggagagagagaaagagaaagaaagagagagcaagacaaagatagaaagagaggtttAAGACAGGGAAGCCATGAGGGACTGGGAGATGGGGTGAGACTCTATGGGTTAAATCGTAAGGGTTTGatctacctctcttctcctcctgagTCAGCTCATGTCTCACTCCCTcattccccctctatctctctctctccattgttgaAATCTTTTTCTCACTATTTTCCTAATCTTTCTATGTCTCGATGTCTTAATGCTCCCTCGATCTCCAACTTGTCTTCAGTTGAAGGAGAACGAGAAACCATATCAAACACACCATCAGAAATTGTAGATCGTAGTAGCTGGAGAACAATTTAACTTTTAGACCTAGCTACTAATTTTACCACAAAAACTCTAATGAGTGAAatgcacctctctgtctctacatggcccctctaaacagtttaTTCTCAGTTTGTGTATAATGACgctgtatgtatctactgtaacAACAATCTAACAACAACACAACTGTGGGCTTGTAACAAAATGTGATGTTATAGGTTTGTATTGATGCTCAtgcacccttctctctctccccccatctctctccctctcactccccctttcccttcctccctccctccttctcctaccccagtgtggaCAGCGCGTTTCTCCCAGGAGCCAGCGGACCAGTCGGTGGTGCTGGGCCAGAGGGTGAttctgtcctgtgttgtgtttaACTACTCGGGCATTGTGCAGTGGACCaaggatggactggccctgggcATCGGAGAGGACCTCAGGGGTGAGACGTCAACAACTCTAAGACCCCTCCTCCCCCCTGACAACACCCAACAACACCCAACACCCATCCTTTCTAGTCGCACTGCTTACAAGGCCTCTCTGTATATCGCCCTGTCTGTCATTCTATGCTGTTGTAGTGTTTACCTTTTCTCTACCACCTCTCCCCCTTTTTCTATCTctaccctccccctcttcctctctctttctctttgtctctctccctctttgtctctctctttctttctctatgccaggctctctctctatctgtccatcAATTtctctatacctatacctatctCTATCACAAACACACATGTTCTGTCTCCCCTATCTGTAAGAAATAAGGCTTgttgaaaatacaaaaaaatgtaaactcGTTGCTTTTCTCACATTCTTTCTCTTCCGGCTtcattccctctttctccctctatctccccttttcctctctctctctctctctctctctctctctctctctctctctctctctccctctctttgcctCTGTTCAACCCCTCACTGATTCttcattctctcttcctccctctcttcccctctcccccctctgccGCTCTTTTCCTTTCCTTCACACTcgctcttcttccctctctttgtctctgcttTTCCTCAAAcactctctcatttctctctccctcccttcctctgctgctcCTCTTCATCTGCCCTCTCACcattcctttccccctctctcgctctctctctctctctctctctctttctctctctctctttgtctccctctctttcaatcATATTGATACTGTAATGGTTCAGTGCTTCAAGCCAAAGCTTTTAAATAGAAACATGTGAATGAACACTGGTTCCATCATACacatgctccctctctccctcgctctctctcaccctgcctctctccctcgttccttcgctctctctcaccctgcctctctccctctctctctctctctcaccctgcctctctccctcgttccttcgctctctctcaccctgcctctctccctctctccctctctctcaccctgcctctctccctcgctgccttgatctctttccctctccctttcataAGCTTTCGCTCTCTCGACATTTCACATGCAAATACATGCATAGacaacatacagacacacatgatATGTCAGGTACAAGGACACACAAGGTTATGGGAGGGTAAGCTCATTTGAAGCATATggatatacatacagtacatgctacTGTGACGGAATGATTCCGATGGAATTTATTTGTGAAGAGAAAGGACATGAAATCTTCACCAGCATTTCTGTCCGTTTGGAGTCCTCTAAAACGTTGTTGTCATAATGCATGCATTCTCTTCTCTTGCTGGTGAAAGAGAGCACGGCTGCCACCTGCTGGTAAGAATGTATAGCACCACATGAGCTGTGTGAGCGctagaagagagagcgagagaagggggggaagggagggggagagagagagagtgagagcgcaTACATACGAATATGTGCATGGTTGTGTTCTTTGTTTATCATTACCTTCAATACATTCCAAATGAGCCTGCCCTGCTCATTTATCGTtaaaccagcctccactgactgtccttatgtctgactctctctccgtTCCCCCCAGCCTGGCCGAGGTACCGTGTGTTGCGGGTGCAGGAGCTGGGCCAGTATAACCTGGAGATCATCTCAGCTGAGCTGTCTGATGACTCCCTGTACGAGTGTCAGGCCCCAGACGCTGCGCTACGTTCTAGAAGAGCCAAACTCACCGTCCTCAGTAAGATACAGcaactgtgtgtgcgtgcgtgcgtgcgtgtgtgtgtgtgtgtggttgtgtgtgtggttgtgtgtgtgtatgcgtgtgtatttCAGTACATGCATGTGTTTAACCCCCCTGTCCTACCTCCAGTCCCCCCAGATGACCCAGTGATAGACGGGGCCCCTGAGGTGCTGCTGAATGCAGGGGACCACTATAACCTGAGCTGTGTGTCCCGCGGGGCCAAGCCCCCTGCCATGATAGAGTGGCAGAAAGATGGGATCCCTGTAGATGGAGCAGTCAGCACCACCGTGAGTCAATGAAACAAACATGTACACATGCAAACACATAGTATTATaacacccacatgcacacacacacacacacacacacacacacacacacacacacacacacacacacacacacacacacacacacacacacacacacacacacacacactcaaatccatacacacagtcactgaCTTTGATCGTGTTACTCCTACCTTTTCTCATCGTTGTATTGGGTCTTGAGTCCATCGTTACCCCTCTCTTGACCATTTCTGTCCCTTCCATCCTCgttccttctttccctccctccatctcttctttccctccctccatcaggaGGTGCTCCCGGACAGGAAGAGGGTGACGACCCACAGCTTCCTGCCCATCCACCCAGTGGACATAGACACAGGGAGGAACTACAGCTGTGTGGCCAGTAACCTGGCTATCCCCGCCGGGAAACGCACCACCGTCACCCTCAACGTACACCGTAAGTCACCCTCAACGTACACCGTAAGTCACCCTCAACGTACACCGTAAGTCACCCTCAACGTACACCGTAAGCCACCCTCAACGTACATCGTAAGTCACCCTCAAAGGAATTCGTTGAAGACTTGTTCATAACCTTCCCCTTAGCTTGACATAGTTTTTATGACAGATTGTGATGACTGAATATCTGATGATATTCACAGACAACAGCTCCTAATGAAAACAAGTACATCACTTAGATCACTGCCCAGGACCCTTGAGGGGgtcctctctttttcctctctgcccccctcctctctcattctctctgttatTTGCTAATGTTGTCGGTGTGCCTCATTAACCCCGTGTGTCCTCTCTTTCCAGACCCCCCCACGGTGACACTGTCCATCGAGCCTCGCTCCGTCTTAGAGGGGGACAGAGTTACCTTCACCTGCGCTGCCTCCGCCAACCCTCCTATCATGGGATACATGTATGTCctctatctacctacagtatctgttCACCTTTATGTCTGTCTCCAGTATATGcccacctgcctctctctctctagcagtgcATTAGTCTGGCTGGATAGTTGTGtttatctacagtaccagtccaaagctTTTACACCCCTTACTCATTCaagactttttatttatttttactataagcattcctcatgaagctggttgagagaatgccaagagtgtgcaaagttgtcatcaaggcaaagggtggctacttcgaagaatctcaaatattaaatatattttgatttctttaaacacttttttggttactacatgattccgtatgtgttatttcatagttttgatgtcttcactattattctacaatgtagaaaatagtacaaaataaagaaaaacccttgaatgagtaggtgtgtccaaacttttgactggtactgtttggGTAGTTACATGTGTTAGTCATGGTGACCAAGTGTTTGGCCAATGTGGGAACCAAACCTGGCAGTACATGTTTATTCATACAATATGTGTGTTCTTTCTCAGGTGGGCTAAAGGTGGAgtgatcctgcagggagccagagAGAGTGTGTTCACCACCAAAGCTGACCATTCCTTCTTCACTGAGCCAGTGTCCTGCTCAGTGTTCAACGCCGTGGGCAAAACCAACGTCAGCATCCTGGTCGATGTACACTGTGAGTCAAACTAGACCTCCATGGCTGGCAAAtagcatctgtctgtctctctgtcgggctctttctgtctctctctctgtttctgtctgtctgtctttcctttCTCTTTAGGTGGTCATTTTTGTACTGTATTTGACTTTGTTATCAGTAgctgacctggttaaataaaagtcctctctctctctcttgctctctctcgctctctctcgcgctctctctctccagttggtCCTTTTCTGGTAGTGGAGCCCAGACCAGTGACAGTGGACATAGACTCTGATGTCACTCTGAACTGCAAATGGGCCGGCAACCCTCCTCTAACACTTACCTGGACTAAGAAGGGCTCCAATATGGTGAGGACCAGTTCTCTCTTCCTTCTGTCGCTCTCTTTATCTTTATAGACTCCCTTTCTTttatatccttctgtctctctcagtctctctattctctttcactccccctgctctgtccatctctttctcctggcTTTTTCCTGAtgctccctcgctcctctcctccatttgtctTTCCCACTACTTCACCTCTCTTTTATTCACTTTTGCATTccttctctgtccatctctctttttctctcttgttGTGTAGGTCCTCAATAACAACAACCATCCTGTCCCGCCTTTCTTGTCTATCCCTTGTCTGTCTCCTTTCTTCTTATCTCTCATTTATTTCTTTCTCAAGTCTTTCTATTTTAATATCTAAAAAAGTAGAACGGCATCTGGCCACATCATTGCACTCCCCCTTTCTTCTGTCCACATCGTTCTCTCTGTTTGTTCCTGACTGTTTGTTCTTGACTCTCtgtttgttcctctctctgtttgttcctctctctctgtttgttcccGACTCTGTTTTTTCTTGACTCTATGTTTGTTCCTGACTCtgtttgttcctctctctctgtttgttcctctctctctgtttgttcctGACTCtgtttgttcctctctctctccatcccgtgTGTAGGTCCTTAGTAATAACAACCAGCTGTTCCTGAAGTCAGTGAGCCAGGCGGACGCTGGGCAGTACGTGTGTAAGGCCATCGTCCCCAGGATcggagtgggagagacagaggtcaTGCTCACTGTCAACGGTAAggaacaccacacatcacacaagAATAGATAAGCTTGAGTTTATGGTTCAAATGTGATGATTGGATGTAGGCTTTAATACTGCTATGAAGACCGGAGTGTGCAACTTTTATTTCAAACTATTCATTGGTGTAGTATTTATTCTTGTTTATACATGGAGCGGAATGTACCACCCCTCACTCTGTTCATCCCTTCCTATCCAGGTCCCCCCATCATCTCCAGTGAGCCCGTCCAGTATGCGGTgaggggggagagtggagaggtcaAATGCTACATCGCCAGCACACCTCCACCGGACAAGATTGTAAGTTGACAGTCGATACTGTACAAACTCTACTGCAAGCTTTTACATGACCACCTATACGTTATCGCCATGAGATTACCACCTCTACATTATCGTCGTGGGATTTCCACCTGTACATTATGGTTGTGAGATTACCACCTATACTTTATCGTCATGAGATTACCACCTATACATTATCGTCGTGGGATTGCCACCTGTACATTATGGTCGTGAGATTACCACCTATACCTTATTGTCATGAGATTACCACCTATACATTATCGTCATGAGAATACCCCTATACTTTATCGTCATGAGATTACCACCTATACATTATCGTCGTGGGATTGCCACCTGTACATTATCGGCGTGGGATTTCCACCTGTACATTATCGTCGTGGGATTACCACCTATACATTATCGTCATGGGATTGCCCCTATACATTATCGTCATGAGATTGCCACCTATACATTATCGTCGTGGGATTACCACCTATACATTATCGTCGTGGGATTACCACCTATACATTATGGTCGTGAGATTACCACCTATACTTTATCGTCATGAGATTACCACCTATACATTATGGTCGTGAGATTACCACCTGTACATTATGGTCGTGAGATTACCACCTATACATTATCGTCATGAGATTACCACCTGTACATTTTCGTCGTGGGATTACCACCTGTACATTTTCATCGTGGGATTACCAAATGTACATTATCGTCATGGGATTACCACCTGTACATTTTCGTCGTGAGATTACCTTATCGTTATGAGACTGACATGGTCGACACTCCAGCAGCGGTTCCCAAACTCTTTCTGTTTTATGGCTGCCGCCAAAATCTTTAAGAATTGTCCTGAGACCCACCAAGTAAACAAGATTTCTAGTTGAGGGACACTTCTAGTGCAGCCGGTCAGTGTCTGAAACCAGCtgatatctcctctcctccactcgcCTCTCTGGTCCGGATGCTCTCAGGCAGtggctgcatctgaaatggcacccttctccctacatagtgcaccttatgtgccctggtcaaaagtagtgcactgtacagggaataaggtgctatttgtGACACAGTCCGTGTGTAGTtggtctctccgctcctctctaaGCCTTGTGAGTTTGATTCTCTCTGATGCACCAGCTTACTATGCGTCCTTAATGCAGGGACAGAAAAGTGGTTATAAAATATGAAGGACTGGAACAGTTGTCCTGGTAAATGCCTCCGCCAGAGTTTCCCTTTTTCAGAATAAATGGTAGATTACAGGAACATGTGGCCTCATGCATTTTTAAATACTCTTTCATACTTCAGCGTGAATAATAGCTTTTAGCGGGTTAGAAGTTGCGGAAGAGTGTAAGATTCTCACCAGCTCTAAAACCACTACGTGTTACTCTATAGTCCAAGGATAAAGAGATAGAGAGGCTTGAAACAGTTGCTGTTGGTATTGTGTGAATCTCATTCTGTGTGCGTTGTAAGTGTGCGTGAATGTGTTTTTAATAGTTGCATGTGCTTGTTGTTTACTTCAGTACGTCTGTGTGTACGTCTGTGTATGCCCAGTTGTGTGTACAGTGTGCCTGCATGTGTAAAACATGAGTGTATATGCCTAAtgcatatgtatgtgtgtgtcagtacaCATAATTCAATGGAGTCCATATGCGTGTATTAACTtgcacctgtctgcctgtctgcctgtctgtctgtctgtctgtctgtctgtctgtctgtctgtctgtctgcctgcctgtctgtgttccAGGTATGGGCATGGAAGGAGAACGtgtgggagaaggagaaggggactCTGTTGGAGAGGTACACGGTGGAGCAGAGTAAACCTCTGTCTGAGGGAGGGGCTGTCCTCTCCACCCTCACCATCAACAACGTCATGGAGGCTGACTTCCTGTCCACCTACAACTGTACTGCCTGGAACGCCTTCGGACCCGGGACCATGATCATCACCCTGGATGAGACTGGTATGACcagagacaaacaacaacaacagcaacaacaataacCACCATTATATTCACCACAATTATATTCATCACCATTATATTCATTCTCCTAACTtgatacaacaacaacaataaccacCATATATACTCATGCCTGCTCGATTACAATGTTTTAGCTGAATCTGCATGTTGTATTGCGTTGaatactgtttctctctctccttttctctctcccttcctctatctctctccgttcctctatctctcctctccccattctctctgtctctttccctctccctttccttcctccctcctctctacccccctctcaatctccccattcttctctcccttcattcctctctcctctcttccctctcccagaGGAGGTCCCAGTGGGTATAATAGCAGGAGGGACTGTTGGCTGCACCATCCTGCTGTTCCTGTGTTTACTAGTCCTGGTGCTCATCTTCTACCGGCAGCACAAAGGCAGTGAGTGACACCTGCATCTATTCCCCACAGTCAAACCATCTATAAAGTATCAAACACACACCAATACATGATTCAGATGCCCATGCCCTAAAAACCCCAATACACCTGTCTTGAGATATCTaccctgtacccccacacattatctcagtaccggtaccccttatATAGAGCCGTGTTATTTACATCTGtcactttctctttttctctttttcatCTACTTTGGTCCCCCTCTTATGTTGGATTCCTCCccatcttttttttttctttcgtTGTTTGATGGTTTAGTTTctgccctcttctctccctcctctccttcctctaagccATTTAAATTGTCATCAGATATCTAACCCATaccctcattattgttattttattgtgttactattttaattaaattttttactttagtataTTTAGTTCATATTTtctgaactgcactgttggttaaggcatttcacagtaagatctacacctgttgtattaggtGCATGtgtcaaatacaatttgattcgatttttgaTTTGATATCAATATATGAACCCATTATTCGCATAACCCACATGCACGTATACATACGGTATACATATTGTATCTATCTAGATCAATATACCCTGACATATCCAGCAGTATTCAACTGTGTGCTGTGCTGTTGTGCCGTGCTTCCAGGTCGTCGCGGGGTCACGCTGGGTAAGCCAGACATCAAGGTAGAGACAATAAACAAGGAGACCCACAGTCTGGAGGAGGACTCCGGCAGTGTTTCCACGGCATCACGCATGGTCAAGGCCATGTACTCGGTGAGTTGCCATGACAACGGGACAGCAGGTTGCCTTGAACTTTCCTACCTTTGGTTTATGTTACCCAAGTTTCCTCTCAGGGGATCAATAAAGTTTATTCAATCATTCCAACGATGCCTGAACTCGGAAGCTCTCACATTACACAACCAACCTCGTAGGAGAAATGCACAAATTATTTTTACCTCTCAATTGTATCAACTTTTGCTGTCCTATCTTATCAATCACAATACTCACATTTTTAACACTTATGATGACCCTTTTTCATCCTTAATTTAGATCTGTCActttctcttctttttctctttttcttctACTTTGGTCCCCCTCTTATGTTGGATTCCTCCCCacctttgttgtttttttgttgtttgatGGTTTAGTTTCTGCCCTCTTCTGTGCCCTTCTCTCCCTCGTCTCAGCCCTTTAAAGACGATATAGAACTGAAACAGGACCTACGCAGCGACACTCTAGACACACGCCAGGAGTACGACCTTAAGGTGATctcatcacacacaaacacacacgcgcacacatacacacccacgcacacattcacacagacacccacacacaccttaGCTACAAtatgtcttcttctctctctccaggatccCACCAATGGCTACTACAATGTGCGAGCCTCCACCCACGACGAGGGCCGTCCCGCCTCCCGCTCCATGCACTACTCCGACTACCGGCCCTCCAACACCCCAGGGGGCGCTGCCTCCATAAGTAGCAGTGTTGGAGGATCAGGGGCCACGGCCAGTGGAGGAGGCCCTCCAGGCCCAGGGCCCCTCAACACCCCTGGCCGCCCCAGCTGCTACGACCCCCGCCCCCCCTCCAGACTGTCCCATAACAGCTATGCTCAGTTTAACACATTCACCCGGGCTGGGCAGAGCCAGCCGCCCCCTCCCAACCCCCCGCCGCAGACCAGCGACTTCCCTGGGGACTGCAGCCTGTTGGACTCCTCTCAACTGGCATACGACAACTACGGCTATCCCTCTCACCCCTATACCCCCTACCGCATGGGATTCGCCCCGCCCACTCTGGCTCCCTTGGAAGCCGGGCCGTCCTATGAGATGTACGGGGTGGGGCCGGGGGTGGGCCCTGTGCCAGGGGTGGGGCCTGGTGTGGGGGTGGGACCTGGGGCAGCTCCGTCAGGGTCAGAGACTGGACTGGGGAAGTATGGAAGCTCGACCCGCTTCTCCTATACCTCGCAGCATTCTGACTACGGCCACAGAGGGCACACACAGAGGATGCAGACACATGTGTGAGATACAGTTCATTCTCACGTAGAGGGTGAGGGTGCATTCTcatacacactgtcactcagacgCACGCACACATTTGCATtctcaaacatacacacacaaacacacttgagcgttcacagacacacacactgcgacacacatgcagacagacacacacacacacacacacacacacacacacacacacacacacacacacacacacacacacacacacacacacacacacacacacacacacacacacacacacacacacacacacacacacacacaggagttaAGATTTGCCCACGAGACAGGGAGGgtatgagaaagagagatagtCCAGATCAGTGGAAAATAGAGAGTATCCCAATGAGACAGAGGGGAATTCCTTGTAATCAGAATTCCAACACTCCCAGTGTTCAATTCTTCGCTCTGAAAGAGCAGAAAGCGAAAGTCACAATCAAGACCAGAGAAAATAGGACTAGAGAGAACAAGAGATCTTTAGATCTTAATTGTCAAAATGAATAGCAGAAGTGCTATGAATTTAGACTGTAATGAGTGACGAGAGGGAGGGGTGTTACAGGCAATTTATTCCATATACGATTGCCAAATATTAAAGTAAGGCATATCATGGAGAAATTGACCATCAAATATGGTACTCGTTCGTTGGGCGGGAGAAACCTCAACCAATGAGGAGTAATGACTGTCCGCCATTTTGTTTTAGCTGGTTGTTGTTTTATACAGTGATCTTAGAGCACATATATATCCCAGAATGCTTTACTTCATTGGCGCCATTGGTGCTGGTTAGTGGGGCCATGGTACATTTTGCACTGCATTACAAACAGTATTCATTGCTTAGACATCCGTTATCTATATCTATAGCTGTATTATATATATGTCTGTTTTTATTTGCACACCAACAAACTAGAGCTTTGTATTCTATTTTTTAACATTTTACTGAATTATTTTTGTCATATTTCTGTGAAGGAGGTGTCTGTGGACCAAAATGTTCTAACTTGAGAGGGTTTAGTATTTGTTTGGGTGATATTCACCCCAACAAACAAAGAGAAACATGAAGAAGTATTTGTGGACCTGTTTCTGTCAGCCTTGATGACTGGCAGAATTCAGGAAGGGGGAGTATATACAGGAACCTTTTTACCAAGTGTCCATGTTGCTCTTTATTTTGATGTAAATCTTGGGTTACAAGCATTTATGCAGTAGATAGCATGCAGGAGGTCCTTATATTGGCAGGTGTTGTGTGTTGCTAGGCCTACCAAGGGTTTAGGTATTGAGGCAGTTCCAGGCATATGGAACTATAAGCCTGGTAGCCTGGGATCCAAACTGAAATCACTTTGTTACACCATTTATATGAATATACTACATAATTGATACGATGAAACATAGCAAATTCAGCTTGGATCCAGGCTATAAGCCTTAGCCTGGTGTCCCCTGCTGAAATAGAAAGAGGTGATgtggtagcctggtcccaggtctatttgtgctgtcttgcctaCTCCTGTGGTCATTGTCACACTTGCGAACAAACAGAGCTGGGACCATGGCTAGTGAGATGGTGTGTGCAAAGGTTTAGAACAGAGTGGCCTTAGGGAACATGTGGTAAACGCTTTCATTACTCATACACAATCAGCCATGATGACGAGGCCTGAGGAGAATGTGTATCGAAAGGGGCAATGAAGGTTTTTCTACAGTATTGACATATAgtgt
Above is a genomic segment from Oncorhynchus masou masou isolate Uvic2021 chromosome 23, UVic_Omas_1.1, whole genome shotgun sequence containing:
- the LOC135510566 gene encoding kin of IRRE-like protein 1, encoding MQRLLLLSLALSFHRVWTARFSQEPADQSVVLGQRVILSCVVFNYSGIVQWTKDGLALGIGEDLRAWPRYRVLRVQELGQYNLEIISAELSDDSLYECQAPDAALRSRRAKLTVLIPPDDPVIDGAPEVLLNAGDHYNLSCVSRGAKPPAMIEWQKDGIPVDGAVSTTEVLPDRKRVTTHSFLPIHPVDIDTGRNYSCVASNLAIPAGKRTTVTLNVHHPPTVTLSIEPRSVLEGDRVTFTCAASANPPIMGYMWAKGGVILQGARESVFTTKADHSFFTEPVSCSVFNAVGKTNVSILVDVHFGPFLVVEPRPVTVDIDSDVTLNCKWAGNPPLTLTWTKKGSNMVLSNNNQLFLKSVSQADAGQYVCKAIVPRIGVGETEVMLTVNGPPIISSEPVQYAVRGESGEVKCYIASTPPPDKIVWAWKENVWEKEKGTLLERYTVEQSKPLSEGGAVLSTLTINNVMEADFLSTYNCTAWNAFGPGTMIITLDETEEVPVGIIAGGTVGCTILLFLCLLVLVLIFYRQHKGSRRGVTLGKPDIKVETINKETHSLEEDSGSVSTASRMVKAMYSPFKDDIELKQDLRSDTLDTRQEYDLKDPTNGYYNVRASTHDEGRPASRSMHYSDYRPSNTPGGAASISSSVGGSGATASGGGPPGPGPLNTPGRPSCYDPRPPSRLSHNSYAQFNTFTRAGQSQPPPPNPPPQTSDFPGDCSLLDSSQLAYDNYGYPSHPYTPYRMGFAPPTLAPLEAGPSYEMYGVGPGVGPVPGVGPGVGVGPGAAPSGSETGLGKYGSSTRFSYTSQHSDYGHRGHTQRMQTHV